A genome region from Longimicrobiales bacterium includes the following:
- the cheB gene encoding chemotaxis-specific protein-glutamate methyltransferase CheB gives MIRVVVADDSATARFLLRAVLEAEGDLRVVAEAHDGAEAVDLVERHKPDLVIMDVHMPVLDGLEATKQIMVRAPTPIIIVSAVTRRDVDLSLSATQAGALLALPKPENVGGSSFEERAAELRAMARAMAHVKVVRHWSSHVNPVSQPVPRPRRQAMEAPQVIAIAASTGGPPALRRMLMDLPRTLPLPVLVVQHIARDFSAGFAEWLAASCALRVKLAEDRERLSEGVVYIAPDDAHLGVTREGRVALSRDPPIAGFRPSATYMFASAGRAYGRHLLAVVLTGMGSDGAVGLEEAHAAGAYVIAQNETSSVVYGMAAEAVRRGAVDIELPIERIAERVLEIVSGGAHAG, from the coding sequence ACGATTCCGCCACCGCCAGGTTCCTGCTTCGCGCCGTGCTCGAAGCGGAAGGGGACCTGCGTGTGGTGGCCGAGGCGCATGACGGCGCAGAAGCGGTGGACCTGGTCGAGCGACACAAGCCGGACCTGGTCATCATGGACGTGCACATGCCCGTCCTGGACGGTCTCGAGGCGACGAAACAGATCATGGTCCGCGCGCCGACACCGATCATCATCGTGTCCGCGGTGACGCGCCGGGACGTTGATCTGTCGCTCAGTGCGACGCAGGCCGGCGCGCTGCTGGCGCTGCCGAAGCCGGAGAACGTCGGTGGCAGCAGCTTCGAAGAGCGAGCTGCAGAGCTGCGTGCCATGGCTCGTGCGATGGCTCACGTAAAGGTCGTGCGCCACTGGTCATCGCACGTGAATCCCGTATCTCAGCCGGTACCCCGGCCGCGCCGCCAGGCCATGGAGGCGCCGCAGGTCATCGCGATCGCTGCGTCCACCGGAGGCCCCCCGGCGCTGCGTCGCATGCTGATGGACCTGCCGCGTACGCTGCCGCTGCCGGTCCTCGTGGTGCAGCACATTGCGCGTGACTTTTCGGCCGGCTTCGCCGAATGGCTGGCCGCTAGCTGCGCCCTGCGCGTGAAGCTGGCCGAGGATCGCGAGCGCCTGAGTGAAGGCGTGGTGTACATCGCACCTGATGATGCACACCTCGGCGTCACGCGAGAGGGCCGCGTCGCTCTTTCCAGAGACCCGCCGATCGCCGGCTTCCGTCCATCCGCGACGTACATGTTCGCGAGCGCAGGCAGGGCGTATGGTCGCCATCTGCTCGCCGTCGTGCTCACCGGTATGGGGTCGGACGGGGCGGTCGGCCTGGAGGAGGCGCATGCAGCGGGCGCATACGTCATCGCTCAGAATGAGACATCATCGGTCGTGTACGGCATGGCAGCCGAAGCGGTGCGTCGGGGTGCTGTGGATATCGAGCTCCCCATCGAGCGAATCGCCGAACGGGTGCTGGAAATCGTGAGCGGGGGTGCGCATGCCGGGTGA
- a CDS encoding hybrid sensor histidine kinase/response regulator: protein MPGERVLVVDDSATQLEATRSLLMQNGYDVTTARSGEEGLGLARDGHFDLVLSDVVMPGMSGYEMCASIKREIPDPPALVLLTTLADPRDIVRGVECGADNYITKPYEGEHLLARMAQVIENQQLRRDRQPGDPAQISFLGETYTITSDPAQVLGLLLSSFEELIRTNEELQKSKQRAEAATRARDEVLATVSHDLKNPVGTIYTSATLLLDIPLPPDAQERQIDIIRRTAQRMDRLIMDLLDVSSMEAGRFSVEPRPESMRSLVHEARELFAAVAAAQEVELRTDIPDEDVMVQADRGRVLQVLSNLIGNAVKFTPGGGSVTVIARREDGHARFTVSDTGSGIAEENLSRIFDRFWHSGKAGGSGLGLAIAQGIVQAHDGRIWVESGAAGTSFHFTLPA from the coding sequence ATGCCGGGTGAGCGGGTACTCGTGGTGGACGACAGCGCGACGCAACTGGAGGCGACGCGTTCACTGCTCATGCAGAACGGCTACGATGTGACGACCGCCCGTTCCGGCGAGGAGGGGCTCGGCCTGGCGCGCGACGGCCACTTCGACCTGGTGCTCAGCGACGTGGTGATGCCGGGCATGAGCGGCTACGAGATGTGTGCAAGCATCAAGAGGGAGATCCCCGACCCGCCGGCGCTCGTCCTGCTCACGACGCTCGCTGACCCGCGTGACATCGTGCGCGGTGTGGAGTGCGGTGCGGACAATTACATCACGAAGCCTTACGAGGGAGAGCATCTGCTGGCCCGCATGGCGCAGGTGATCGAGAATCAGCAGCTCAGACGTGACCGCCAGCCGGGTGACCCGGCGCAGATCAGCTTCCTCGGCGAGACATACACGATCACATCCGATCCCGCGCAGGTGCTCGGCCTGCTGCTGTCCAGCTTCGAGGAGCTGATTCGCACCAACGAGGAGCTGCAGAAGAGCAAGCAGCGCGCGGAGGCCGCCACCCGTGCACGGGATGAAGTGCTTGCGACCGTATCCCACGACCTCAAGAACCCGGTCGGTACCATCTACACGAGCGCCACGCTCCTGCTCGACATCCCGCTGCCGCCCGATGCGCAGGAGCGGCAGATCGATATCATCCGACGCACGGCCCAGCGCATGGACCGGCTGATCATGGATCTGCTCGATGTTTCCAGCATGGAGGCCGGCCGCTTCTCCGTCGAGCCGCGCCCGGAGAGCATGCGTTCGCTCGTGCACGAAGCGCGCGAGCTGTTTGCCGCCGTCGCCGCGGCACAGGAAGTCGAGCTGCGCACGGACATCCCGGATGAAGATGTGATGGTCCAGGCGGACCGCGGCCGCGTGCTTCAGGTCCTGTCGAACCTCATCGGCAATGCCGTCAAGTTCACTCCGGGCGGCGGCAGTGTCACCGTCATTGCACGCCGGGAAGATGGTCACGCACGGTTCACTGTCAGCGATACCGGCAGCGGGATCGCAGAGGAGAATCTGTCGCGCATATTCGACCGGTTCTGGCACTCGGGGAAGGCCGGCGGCTCCGGTCTCGGTCTGGCGATCGCACAGGGAATCGTGCAGGCGCATGACGGCAGGATCTGGGTCGAGAGCGGAGCGGCGGGGACATCGTTCCATTTCACGCTGCCCGCCTGA